The region CGCCTGGGCGATCACGCGAGCGAAGTCATCTCCTTCCAGATGGTTAACGCCTGGCCAGCCGACGATGCTGCGCGTCCAGATGCGATCGCCGTAGTTGCCGACGTTAGGATCGATAATGCAGTTGGAGGTCATCAGGATGGGGCCGGGGAATTTGGCGAACTCGATTTGCTGGTTCTGCCAGCCGCTGCCGTAATTGCCGACCAGATGTTTGAATTTTTTCAGCTCCGGGTAGCCGTGCGCCGGCAGCATTTCACCGTGGGTATAGACGTTAACGCCCTGGCCCTCGGTTTGTTCCAGCAGCATGCGCAGATCTTTCAGATCGTGACCGGAGATCAGAATCGCTTTGCCCGCTACCGGGCGCACATTCACGCCGCTGGGGATCGGATCGCCATAGGCCTGAGTTTCACCGCGATCGAGGATCGCCATCACGTTGAAGTTCATTTTGCCGATGCCCATGGCGTTGTTCAGCAGGGTGTCCACGTCGCGCGGCTGGGTGCCGAGCCAGGCCATAAAGGCGTGGTAATCGGCATAGATTTGCTCGTCGAACTGGCCCAGCACGTGGGCGTGTTCCATATAGGCCGCCGCGCCTTTCAGGCCGTACAGGCACAACATGCGCAGGCCGTGAACGTCATCGCCCACCTCGGTTTTGTCGGTGTCGAGGGCGAACTGTGCCGCTTGCTGCAACAGCGCCGGCATGTCGTCGCCGTCGAGTTGCAAACCGGCCAGAGGATGATCGACGCGCGCGCCGGCATCCAGCAGCCGGCAGCGCGTGGCCAGCGAGTCGCGCAGCAGGAGGGTTTCCCGCGCGTAACCGATGATGCGTTCAGAGTCGAAGTTGACGTTGGTCAGAGTAGAGAAGAAGGCGCGTGGGGCAAAGCTGTCGATATGCTGATCGATAATCCCGAGCGAGCGAGCCTGCAACGCCCAGGCGGACAACCCCTGCAACGCCGCTACCAGCAGATCTTGCAGATCGGAGGTTTCCGCCGTTTTGCCGCACATACCCTGAGCATACGAGCAGCCGTTGCCTGCCGGGGTTCGGATGGTTTGTTCACATTGCACACAGAACATAATCGCTTCCTTTTTAAAGTTGCATTTTTAATGCTTGTTTATGAGCATAGATCGGCAACCGGGGCTTAAAAAGGCTTTTGTGAGGTTACTGCGGGTAAGTTTGATTTAACGCAATTTTACTCTGCGGATGGGAATTATTACGTTTTACGGGGGCATAGCCCCCGAAAGAGATCAGGAGAACAGGGCGATCAGCACCGGCGCCAACAGGCTCAGCAGGAAACCGTGCACAATCGCCGGCGGCACCATCTCCAGCCCGCCGCTGCGTTGCAACACCGGCAGGGTGAAGTCCATCGAGGTGGCTCCGCACAGGCCCAGCGCCGTGGAACGGCTGCGGCGCACCAGGGTAGGGATCAGCATAATCGCCACCAACTCGCGCGCCAGGTCGTTAAAGAAGGCCGCGCTGCCCAGGACCGGGCCATAGGCGTCGGTGATCAGAATACCGGAAAGCGAGTACCAGCCGAAACCGGAGGCCATCGCCAGCCCGGCCTTGATCGGCAGCCCCAGCAGCTGTGCCGCCAGCGCGCCGCCGGCCAGTGCGCTGACCGTCACCACCGCCGCCACTATCATGCCGCGTCGGTTAATCACGATTTGGCGCAGCGTCATGCCGCTGTTGCGCAGTTGGATGCCTACCAGCAGCAGCAGGAAAATCAACGCGTATTCACTGCCCTTTCCGGCAAACTGCAGCCACTGCCATTGCGTCAGGCCAAGCAGGAAGCCGCCGAGCACCACGCCACACAGCTTGAGCGATTCCAGCGCCATATGCAGGCGTGAAGGCAGTCGTTCCTGTTTATGGCTGTTGCGCCACGGCATTTTGCGTTCCAGCAGCGTCAGCGTCAGCAAGCTGGCGGCCAAGATGCACAGGAAAAACACCGAGGCATACTGGAATATCAGCAACAGGTTGCTGCTCAGATCCTCCAGAAACGCCAGGCTGATGCCCATAAAAAAAAGGATCACGTAAACCATCCAGCTCAACAGGCGATTGATGGCCTGGAGTAAGGTGCGGCTGCGTAAGGGGATGAGGTAACCGGCAATCAGCGGTAACAGAATAATCAACAGTCCTGAATACATGGAGAAGCTTACGTCCTTTGTTTGTTCGGGTGCCGTGCGCGGATGACCGGCAAGGCCCACACGCTAACCAAAACCATGGCCGGAGTAAAGCGGCAGATTTGATGCAGCCCGCTTGACCTGCAAGGGGTTTTTTGACCATGCTCTGGGAAGGTCACCTTCATTGAAGACGGTGACGGCACGCACGGGAGGCGGCAGATGTTCTTAGAGCGTATCGAGATTGTAGGTTTCCGCGGCATTAATCGGTTGTCCCTGATGCTGGATGACAACACGCTGCTGCTCGGTGAAAACGCCTGGGGTAAATCCAGCCTGCTCGACGCGCTGACCCTGCTGCTGGCGCCGGAGCAACAGTTATACCGTTTTGAAGTGCATGACTTCCATTTCCCTCCTGGCGAAGAGGCAGCCAAAGAGCGACATTTGCAGGTGGTGTTTACCTTTTGTGAGAAAGATCTCGGCCATGCCCATCTGCCCCGTTACCGTCATTTGTCGCCGCTATGGGTCAAGGGTGATGATAACCTGAACCGTATTTATTATCGTTGCGAAGGCGAACTGGCCGATGACGATACGGTGTGCACCTGGCGCAGTTTTTTGGACGCCGAGGGCAATGCGATGCAACTGCACCACATTGAACAGCTGGCGCACGCCATTATCCGTATTCACCCGGTA is a window of Serratia plymuthica DNA encoding:
- a CDS encoding lysine exporter LysO family protein; amino-acid sequence: MYSGLLIILLPLIAGYLIPLRSRTLLQAINRLLSWMVYVILFFMGISLAFLEDLSSNLLLIFQYASVFFLCILAASLLTLTLLERKMPWRNSHKQERLPSRLHMALESLKLCGVVLGGFLLGLTQWQWLQFAGKGSEYALIFLLLLVGIQLRNSGMTLRQIVINRRGMIVAAVVTVSALAGGALAAQLLGLPIKAGLAMASGFGWYSLSGILITDAYGPVLGSAAFFNDLARELVAIMLIPTLVRRSRSTALGLCGATSMDFTLPVLQRSGGLEMVPPAIVHGFLLSLLAPVLIALFS
- the hcp gene encoding hydroxylamine reductase, translating into MFCVQCEQTIRTPAGNGCSYAQGMCGKTAETSDLQDLLVAALQGLSAWALQARSLGIIDQHIDSFAPRAFFSTLTNVNFDSERIIGYARETLLLRDSLATRCRLLDAGARVDHPLAGLQLDGDDMPALLQQAAQFALDTDKTEVGDDVHGLRMLCLYGLKGAAAYMEHAHVLGQFDEQIYADYHAFMAWLGTQPRDVDTLLNNAMGIGKMNFNVMAILDRGETQAYGDPIPSGVNVRPVAGKAILISGHDLKDLRMLLEQTEGQGVNVYTHGEMLPAHGYPELKKFKHLVGNYGSGWQNQQIEFAKFPGPILMTSNCIIDPNVGNYGDRIWTRSIVGWPGVNHLEGDDFARVIAQAQGMSGFPYTEIEHMITVGFGRQTLLNAADTVIDLVAQKKLRHVFLVGGCDGSRDERSYFTDFARSVPQDCLIMTLACGKYRFNKLDFGTLEGLPRLLDVGQCNDAYSAIMLAVKLSETLGCTVNELPLSLVLSWFEQKAIVILLTLLSLGVKNIVTGPTAPGFLTDNLMAILYDKFGMRPITTVEQDLQALLG